Genomic DNA from Pseudanabaena sp. ABRG5-3:
CTGCACTCCCAAAACAAAGGACAGGAAATAAACCACCAACACCTGTGATAAACAGCGCACACCTGAGGCAACCCCTTTGCCTAAAACAATGGCGGCGCGAGGGGTGGGACTAACCAAAAATTTATGGGCTAATCCTAAATCTCGCTCCCAAATTAGCGACATCCCACCACTGAAAATCGATACAAAAAGGACGCTTTGGGCTAGAATACCCGCCGCCATGAAATCGAGGTAGGGTAAACCATTGGTAGGAATACCCCGAATTCTGGTAAATACCTGTCCGAAGATCAGCAACCACAGCACAGGCTGCACCGCCCGTACAATCAGATCACTAGGATCATGGAGCAGTTTCCGCACTTCCAGTTCGGTAATGATCAATGTCTTATTAATAAATTCAGCGATCGCTTGCCAAGGACTGCGTTTTTTAAACCGTCTCGAACCTGTCGCCAAATTATCCCAACCGTTGAGCCGTCCGTCGATTTCTAGATGTTTCACGATAATTACCTCCTCCTGTGGTTAATTGATCTCCTGTGTAATGGATAAATACATCATCCAATGTTGCATTTTCGCGATTGAGAGAAGCTTTGAGTTCGCTAGGCACGCCTGTGACAACCACCTTGCCTGCCTGCATAATCGCCACGCGATCGCACAAACTATCCGCTTCCTCCAGAAAATGCGTTGTCAAAATAATTGTGGTTCCATACCTTTCCCGTAGTTGCTTCACCAATGTCCAGACATAGCTACGGGCAAGGGGATCTAAGCCGACAGTTGGCTCATCGAGAAAGAGAACTTGGGGTTGATGCAGCATTGACTGCGCTACTTCTAAACGACGAATCATACCGCCCGAATAATCGCGTACCAGCCGATTTGCCGCTTCTTCTAAACCCATAAATTCCAATACATCACGGATGCGAGTTTCGCGATATTTGCGAGGAATGTCATAGAGTTTGGAAAAAATCAATAGATTCTCATAACCCGTGAGGCTACCGTCGGCGGATAGTGACTGTGGCACATAGCCGATCGCCCGCCGAATCTCGGAGGGATGACGGATGAGGTCTAATCCTGCGATCGCCGCATTACCTGAACTAGGAGGTAAGAGCGTGGTCAGCATTTTAATCGTAGTACTTTTACCAGCGCCATTAGGACCTAATAAACCAAATACCTCACCCGCTTTGACCTGAATATTGACATGATCCACCGCCCGCATTTGTCCAAAATCTCGCGTCAGAGATCGAGTCTCTAGCATCAAATGATCACCGCTATAGTCAGGCTCAAGATCATCTTGAGCATTATACTGCTCGGTATTTCCCTGCAATTTAGTCACAGTTAGAACTGCTCCTTACTTAATCAAAGTTACGCGAATGAAAGAAAAATCAAAGAAAAACAAAACGAATAAACAATGGGAGACAAATAGTTAGATACTCTAATAATTTTGACTAACTATTAGAGTATCTAATATTTCGGTATATGGCAACCCCAGTCGGGTTATTTTTGCGGAGAGCGGTTTTTGCCAAAGGAGAAAAGCACTTATAAAGTACTTAGATAAGCTAATAATTAGTATTTCGTATATTTGTAATCTAGGCGACATTCATTTTGAACATCGCTATGTCAGACTTTGATCATTAATCTACGGTAACCCAATCGGGTAACGAGTGTATCCATGAGCAAATATAGCCGCTTAAGCACTTCGCCTTCCGCTGCATTGAAAGCGAAGCTTGACTATCCCGTAATCGATACCGATATTCATACTAACGACTTCACTCCCGACTTTGAAGACTATATCGCTAACTATGGCGGTTCCAAATTAGTCGATGAACTCCGTAAAGCTGAATTTGGTCGCCTCAATCCTAAGTCTGAAGGTAAAGACTGGTATCAACAAACCCCCGAAGAGCGCCAATATCACCGCACTTTACGTTCCCCTTGGTGGGCGAGAGTTACCAAGAATACTTTGGATCTTGCTACCTATACACTTCCTTCTTTGTTAGCCGAACGTTTAGCAGAACAAGGTTCTGATTATTCTGTTCTATTCCCCAACAACGTCTTGGCGGCGGCTGGTGCTAGCAATGAGAATCGTCAAGCTCTACAACGGGCGATTAATCATTACCATGCTGACCTCTATCGCAAATATAGCGATCGCCTTACGCCTGTAGCTGGTATTCTCTTGAATACTCCTGAAGAAGCGATCGAGGAGCTAGAGTTTGCAGTCAACACTTTGGGCTTGAAGGTAATCAATATCCCCGGTGGTGTCAAGCGTCCAATCAAGGCGATCGCTGATAAATATCCCGCTGACAAGTATCCTGAAATCGCTCGTTATGCCTCCTACATTGATTTCTACGGGATCGATAGCGAGTATGACTACGATCCATTC
This window encodes:
- a CDS encoding ABC transporter permease, whose amino-acid sequence is MKHLEIDGRLNGWDNLATGSRRFKKRSPWQAIAEFINKTLIITELEVRKLLHDPSDLIVRAVQPVLWLLIFGQVFTRIRGIPTNGLPYLDFMAAGILAQSVLFVSIFSGGMSLIWERDLGLAHKFLVSPTPRAAIVLGKGVASGVRCLSQVLVVYFLSFVLGVQLNFSAIAMLGVLLIVMLGAACFSIFSIIVACLVKSREGFNGMGQLMTMPLFFASNAIYPIEIMPPWLQFVSHINPLTYEVDALRGVMLLNGTSIYGYGFDTVILVLVLIALTFIGGRLYRQIGM
- a CDS encoding ABC transporter ATP-binding protein, which codes for MTKLQGNTEQYNAQDDLEPDYSGDHLMLETRSLTRDFGQMRAVDHVNIQVKAGEVFGLLGPNGAGKSTTIKMLTTLLPPSSGNAAIAGLDLIRHPSEIRRAIGYVPQSLSADGSLTGYENLLIFSKLYDIPRKYRETRIRDVLEFMGLEEAANRLVRDYSGGMIRRLEVAQSMLHQPQVLFLDEPTVGLDPLARSYVWTLVKQLRERYGTTIILTTHFLEEADSLCDRVAIMQAGKVVVTGVPSELKASLNRENATLDDVFIHYTGDQLTTGGGNYRETSRNRRTAQRLG